The genomic DNA GTGTACACCCACCGGAAGCGGGTGATGCCACGCTATTTCTCCCTCTCCCCGCGTGGGGGACTCGCAAAGTTGCGAAGCAGAGGGTTGGGGTGATGGGGCGTGTGACCAGCGGCAGCGCCTACAAGATGGCTTGCCTCGTCTACTGACCGCGCCGCAGGGCGTGCCCGCTCACCCCCTCCCAGCCTCCCCCTCAAGGGGGAGGGGCAAAAACCCGTTCAGCGCGGGCTGTCTCCTTTCTCTCCCCTACGGCATCAGCCGTTCGATCCGCCACCCCTCCCCCTCCCGTGCATAGCGGAAACGGTCGTGCATGCGGTTGCGGCGGCCCTGCCAGAATTCCCACTCCCCCACGCGCACCCGGTAGCCGCCCCAGTAGTCAGGCTTGGGGACGGGCGTGCCCTCCGGGTAGCGGGCCTGGAGTTCGGCGAAGCGGGCTTCGAGCACTCCCCGGTTCTCGATGGGCGCGCTCTGCGGGTCGCTGGCGTGCGCGGCGAGCTGGCTCTGGTAGGGCCGGGCGTGGAAGTAGGCGGCGCTCTCCTCGTCAGAAACGCGCTCGACCTCGCCCGAGGCGCGCACCTGGCGCTCGTGGTCGGCCCAGTGAAAGAGCATCTCGGCCCGCGGGTTCCCGGCCAGGTCGCGGCCCTTGTGAGAGTCGTAGTTGGTGTAGAAGGTCAGGCCGCGCTCGTCCGCCCCGCGCAGCAGCACCGTCCGCACGCTGGGACGCCCCGAGGCGTCCGCCGTGGCGAGGCTCAGGGCGTAGGGCTCGCGCAGGCCGTCCCGGATGGCCTCGTCCAGCCAGCCCTGGAATTGGGCCAGGGGGTCGGGGTTCAGGTCGGTGCGGCGCAGTTCGGCGCGGGTATAGGAGAGGCGCAGGGAGGTGAGGTCGGTCATGGGGGTCTCCGGGGGGCAAAAGGGCTTGGAACAGGCAGCGTCAGTATGCCGGAGGGACAGCGTCCGGGCGGCCCAGCGTTCCACCCCCCCTTTCCCCACTCTTTCTTAACCCCTGACGTGCCCTTTAAACTGCTCCCCATATGGTGCGCGGTGACCTGGCAGTCTTCCCCTTCATGCCCGTCATGCAGATGCTGCTCTCCAGCGGGCGGGCCGGGCGGTTCAGCGTGGCCCACCCGCGCGGCGGCGAGCTGTGGCTGGAGCCGGGGGAGGTCGTCCACGCGCGGGCCGGGGCGCTGACGGGGGACGCGGCCCTGCAAGTGCTGAGCAGCCTGGACGGCGGGCAGTTCACCTTCGCCCCCGACGTGGTGCCCACCGAGCGAACTCTCGCCCTGCGCCGTGACGCTGCCCTGCGCCGCCTGATCGAGGAAACGGACGCCTGGGGGGCGCTGCTGCGCGTGTTTCCCGACTGGAACAGGCCCCTGCGCTTCACCCCGCGCTGGACGGACGCACAACCCGTCACCCGGGGACAGTACGTAGCGCTGAGCCTGATCCCCGAGGGCCTGCCGCTCAAGACCCTGTTAGAGCGCACCGGCCAGCCCCCCCGCACGACGCTGGAGACGCTGCGCCCCTTCGTGACGGCGGGGTTGGTCGAGGTGGGGTGAAGCGCCCTCCCCTGCCCTGAGCCACCTGACCCATGCATTCCCGGCCCGGCCCACGTATACTGACGGGGCAGTGACCGGGAGGAGTACCCGGAGGTTGCGCCCACAGGAAGGCCCCGCCGCGACTGAGAGCGGAGCCGGGAGGGCAGCCGGGGAAAGTCGCCCGCGAGCGCGAGGGCAGAAGTCGCCCCACACGGGCGGTGCGTAGAGCCCTCCGGGAGCGCCCGTCAACGCGCAGTAGAGCGCCGCGCCCGCATACGGGCCGGAACGGCGGTGGTACCACGGGACCCAGCAGGAATGCCTCGTCTCGTCCGCACTCGGAGCGTAGACTCCGGCGGGCGAGGCGTTTTCGTTTCCCGGAGGTTCCATGATCCAACCCCTGCCCCCCTTGACTGGCGTTCCTCTGTTCCTGACCGACGCCCGCGCACTCGCCCTACGTCGCGGGTTGCGTGAGCGTGTCCTCGGCTATGTCACGCGTGGAACGGATGAGCTGCTGGTCTTTGAACACGCTCCTGAATACCCCGACGCGGGCGTGCAGGTTCCGGCAGGTGGTCTGGAACCCGGCGAGACGCCCGAGCAAGCCGCTCTACGCGAAACGTGGGAGGAGACCGGCCTGAGCCTGACTGCCCCTGTTTACCTGGCCTCATGGCACTGGCAGCGGGGGGAGCGGGAAGAGGTGTGGCACTATTTCCACCTGTCAGCCCCGCTCTCCGCACCAGACGCCTGGGCTCATCAGGTTAGCCATGGGGAGGACGACGCCGGGT from Deinococcus apachensis DSM 19763 includes the following:
- the pdxH gene encoding pyridoxamine 5'-phosphate oxidase yields the protein MTDLTSLRLSYTRAELRRTDLNPDPLAQFQGWLDEAIRDGLREPYALSLATADASGRPSVRTVLLRGADERGLTFYTNYDSHKGRDLAGNPRAEMLFHWADHERQVRASGEVERVSDEESAAYFHARPYQSQLAAHASDPQSAPIENRGVLEARFAELQARYPEGTPVPKPDYWGGYRVRVGEWEFWQGRRNRMHDRFRYAREGEGWRIERLMP
- a CDS encoding DUF4388 domain-containing protein, which produces MVRGDLAVFPFMPVMQMLLSSGRAGRFSVAHPRGGELWLEPGEVVHARAGALTGDAALQVLSSLDGGQFTFAPDVVPTERTLALRRDAALRRLIEETDAWGALLRVFPDWNRPLRFTPRWTDAQPVTRGQYVALSLIPEGLPLKTLLERTGQPPRTTLETLRPFVTAGLVEVG
- a CDS encoding NUDIX hydrolase, translating into MIQPLPPLTGVPLFLTDARALALRRGLRERVLGYVTRGTDELLVFEHAPEYPDAGVQVPAGGLEPGETPEQAALRETWEETGLSLTAPVYLASWHWQRGEREEVWHYFHLSAPLSAPDAWAHQVSHGEDDAGLTFLCHFASLNTTGLVPGSGYDSVLPILTQRLSPASSEPSHD